A single region of the Halobacterium wangiae genome encodes:
- a CDS encoding transporter — protein MESGETTPQERASIAAGAATDAVAYVVGYLVTYLWQSGSVEENLQAYNAIVDFLGGDPIPVWQAVGWLYYNAHNVAFTTPALGSGRTTQNLIADGNAPMLLYLVPVVLLLLAGFVVARNADASTAESGARAGVSVAAGYVVLAVVGLLAFRYSVGDSSVHVDYALGVLLAGIVYPAVFGALGGVLGAVTR, from the coding sequence ATGGAATCGGGCGAGACGACACCGCAGGAGCGAGCGAGTATCGCAGCGGGCGCGGCAACTGACGCCGTCGCTTACGTGGTCGGCTACCTCGTCACGTACCTCTGGCAGTCGGGGTCCGTCGAGGAGAACCTCCAGGCGTACAACGCCATCGTGGACTTCCTGGGCGGCGACCCCATCCCGGTCTGGCAGGCCGTCGGCTGGCTGTACTACAACGCGCACAACGTCGCGTTCACGACGCCAGCGCTCGGCAGCGGGCGCACCACCCAGAACCTGATCGCGGACGGAAACGCGCCGATGCTGCTGTACCTCGTCCCGGTCGTCCTGTTACTGCTGGCCGGGTTCGTGGTCGCGCGCAACGCCGACGCGTCCACAGCCGAGTCCGGCGCCCGCGCGGGCGTCAGCGTCGCCGCAGGCTACGTCGTGCTCGCCGTGGTCGGCCTGCTGGCCTTCCGGTACTCGGTCGGCGACAGCTCCGTCCACGTCGACTACGCGCTCGGCGTGCTGCTCGCCGGCATCGTCTACCCGGCGGTGTTCGGCGCGCTCGGCGGCGTGCTCGGCGCGGTAACGCGCTAG
- a CDS encoding FixH family protein, whose translation MEDHSNHGDGPNGNGTTRGYAPHGHAAPGGLSLATSGLRFDPAETRFEAGAATDWTFRVVDDDGGVLTEFEAAHGQRSHLVVVRRDLTRFQHRHPELAADGTWHVGNLVLPDPGVYRAFVDVVVDGTPTTLGFDLFASGPGDVEARPDSSRRAAADGYEVELRSDEVVAGDRSRLSFDVRRDGDPVPELGEYLGALGHLVALREGDLAYLHVHPVETAPDSGRIEFAARFPTPGRYRLFLQARPEGNLVTTRFDVRVDA comes from the coding sequence ATGGAGGACCACTCGAACCACGGCGACGGCCCGAACGGGAACGGGACGACTCGCGGGTACGCACCACACGGCCACGCAGCGCCGGGCGGCCTCTCACTCGCCACGAGTGGCCTCCGCTTCGACCCCGCCGAGACGCGCTTCGAAGCGGGGGCGGCCACCGACTGGACGTTCCGCGTCGTCGACGACGACGGCGGAGTCCTGACGGAGTTCGAGGCGGCACACGGGCAGCGCAGCCACCTCGTCGTGGTCCGCCGGGACCTCACTCGCTTCCAGCACCGCCACCCGGAACTGGCGGCCGACGGCACCTGGCACGTCGGGAACCTCGTGCTCCCCGACCCCGGTGTGTACCGTGCGTTCGTCGACGTGGTAGTCGACGGCACCCCGACGACGCTCGGGTTCGACCTGTTCGCGTCGGGGCCGGGCGACGTCGAAGCACGCCCCGACTCCTCGCGCCGAGCGGCCGCGGACGGCTACGAGGTCGAACTGCGCTCGGACGAGGTCGTAGCGGGTGACCGCAGCAGGCTGTCGTTCGACGTCCGACGCGACGGCGACCCCGTCCCGGAACTCGGCGAGTACCTCGGCGCGCTCGGCCACCTCGTCGCGCTCCGCGAGGGCGACCTCGCGTACCTCCACGTCCACCCCGTCGAGACGGCCCCCGACAGCGGGCGCATCGAGTTCGCCGCGCGGTTCCCCACACCCGGGCGGTACCGCCTGTTCCTCCAGGCCCGGCCGGAGGGGAACCTGGTGACGACCCGGTTCGACGTTCGCGTCGACGCGTAG
- the hmgB gene encoding hydroxymethylglutaryl-CoA synthase translates to MTAVGIDAIEVRTGRLQLDLAETFAPEKGDDPEKYTKGLGLHRSSFPDAYEDIVTMGANAAHRLMERKGLEPEDIGRIDVATESAFDNSKPVSTYVAGCLEQVYDGDFHHANKGERKFACIAGTQSLDDAVNWILAGRNRGRGALVIATDTALYTRGDPGEATQGAGAVAMYITEDPDVVTLSTEQGYGSADETDFLKPNQQFPSVDGKRSIQVYLSRMREALTDFESVAGSTHPDDYEYIPFHTPYPGMVRKAALLGFRHMIRNTEIEDELASEIGRQPRREDFDSREEFDDAIRDHMDDLKETDAYREWYADAIEPTLSISSQVGNWYTGSVHLARLSALKHAAENDVDLAGKKLLVASYGSGAQAEFHAETVQAGFRDEVAACNVDEQIDARYDLTFGEYEDVHDRHNHEKSSELEPFTQPDAEFVFDGWGPMNERKYTYVE, encoded by the coding sequence ATGACCGCTGTCGGCATCGACGCTATCGAAGTTCGGACGGGGAGATTACAGCTCGACCTCGCGGAGACGTTCGCCCCGGAGAAGGGCGACGACCCCGAGAAGTACACGAAAGGCCTCGGTCTACACCGGTCCTCGTTCCCGGACGCCTACGAGGACATCGTCACGATGGGCGCGAACGCCGCGCACCGACTGATGGAGCGAAAGGGCCTCGAACCCGAGGACATCGGCCGCATCGACGTGGCGACGGAGTCGGCGTTCGACAACTCCAAGCCCGTCTCGACGTACGTCGCGGGCTGCCTCGAACAGGTGTACGACGGCGACTTCCACCACGCGAACAAGGGCGAACGGAAGTTCGCCTGCATCGCGGGCACCCAGAGCCTCGACGACGCCGTCAACTGGATCCTCGCGGGGCGGAATCGCGGCCGCGGCGCGCTCGTCATCGCCACCGACACCGCGCTGTACACCCGCGGCGACCCTGGCGAGGCGACGCAGGGCGCCGGCGCCGTCGCGATGTACATCACCGAGGACCCCGACGTCGTCACCCTCTCGACAGAGCAGGGGTACGGCTCCGCCGACGAGACTGACTTCCTGAAGCCGAACCAGCAGTTCCCCTCGGTCGACGGCAAGCGCTCCATCCAGGTGTACCTCTCCCGGATGCGCGAGGCGCTCACCGACTTCGAGAGCGTCGCCGGGTCGACCCACCCCGACGACTACGAGTACATCCCGTTCCACACGCCGTACCCGGGGATGGTGCGGAAGGCCGCGCTTCTGGGCTTCCGGCACATGATCCGGAACACCGAGATCGAGGACGAACTCGCGAGCGAGATCGGGCGACAGCCCCGCCGCGAGGACTTCGACTCCCGCGAGGAGTTCGACGACGCCATCCGCGACCACATGGACGACCTGAAGGAGACCGACGCCTACCGCGAGTGGTACGCCGACGCCATCGAGCCGACGCTGTCCATCTCCAGCCAGGTCGGTAACTGGTACACTGGCTCGGTCCACCTCGCCCGCCTGAGCGCGCTGAAGCACGCCGCCGAGAACGACGTCGACCTCGCAGGGAAGAAACTGCTCGTCGCCTCCTACGGCTCCGGCGCGCAGGCCGAGTTCCACGCCGAGACCGTCCAGGCCGGCTTCCGCGACGAGGTCGCGGCGTGCAACGTCGACGAGCAGATAGACGCCCGCTACGACCTCACCTTCGGAGAGTACGAGGACGTACACGACCGGCACAACCACGAGAAGAGCTCCGAGCTCGAACCGTTCACGCAGCCGGACGCCGAGTTCGTCTTCGACGGCTGGGGCCCGATGAACGAGCGCAAGTACACCTACGTCGAGTAG
- a CDS encoding helix-turn-helix domain-containing protein, with protein sequence MDADPRAGLAERIAGEITLSDDPGATLRKWRTDFDVSQTALADELDVSSSVVSDYESGRRESPGIALVSRLVNALLDIDERRSGEHIRQYARVLSAGFDSDVVLDLREYPASVELTALYDTVDATEIVSGDRDRITGHTVIDSINAITRLSGDGFYRLYGQSTSRVLGFTNVSRGESPLVALRVANPTPSAVLLHGLTPDDLWEHAPDLAQRDGFSLAVTEMDLEEMLTALREHA encoded by the coding sequence ATGGACGCCGACCCGCGTGCCGGCCTCGCGGAGCGCATCGCCGGCGAGATAACGCTCAGCGACGACCCCGGCGCCACCCTCCGGAAGTGGCGCACGGACTTCGACGTCTCCCAGACCGCCCTCGCCGACGAACTCGACGTTTCGTCGTCTGTCGTCTCCGACTACGAGAGCGGCCGCCGGGAGAGCCCCGGCATCGCGCTCGTCAGCCGCCTCGTCAACGCGCTCCTGGACATCGACGAGCGCCGCAGCGGCGAGCACATCCGCCAGTACGCCCGCGTCCTCTCGGCGGGCTTCGACAGCGACGTCGTCCTCGACCTCCGGGAGTACCCGGCATCAGTCGAACTCACCGCCCTCTACGACACCGTCGACGCCACCGAGATCGTCTCCGGGGACCGCGACCGCATCACCGGCCACACCGTCATCGACTCCATCAACGCCATCACGCGGCTGAGCGGCGACGGCTTCTACCGCCTGTACGGCCAGTCGACGAGCCGCGTGCTCGGGTTCACGAACGTCTCCCGCGGGGAGAGCCCGCTGGTCGCGCTCCGCGTCGCCAACCCCACGCCGAGCGCCGTCCTCCTCCACGGACTCACCCCCGACGACCTCTGGGAGCACGCCCCAGACCTCGCACAGCGCGACGGCTTCTCGCTGGCGGTCACGGAGATGGACCTCGAGGAGATGCTCACCGCTCTCCGCGAACACGCCTGA
- a CDS encoding DUF7351 domain-containing protein, which yields MADDSHEQPTTYGSLSPEAALGLLGNDVRAEILWALSEARGEDGPPALSFSELRERVAERREARARAARDPDPPESLDSSQFNYHLQQLVGHFVERRGEDGTAESQLVPAMAGDHGDGYALRPEGTTLTRTVRSMTFTDEATRDSLDVGLDCYFCETAVETAYGNGICKVQCPDCEYLYDYNLTPPGVVADSDAKTLSRVARYNRHVRLAFADGVCPYCASDVGHSFKDPAETGYPGRDRRTVLLHRQCGHCGNMDNLTLGEFLLGDPELVAFCHEHGVDVRSTPIWDLAFAATDQSVTVRSRDPWELALEVRLDGDTLELVVDDELSVVERTRT from the coding sequence ATGGCGGACGACAGCCACGAGCAGCCGACGACGTACGGCTCGCTCTCCCCCGAGGCGGCGCTCGGCCTCCTCGGCAACGACGTGCGCGCGGAGATCCTGTGGGCGCTCAGCGAGGCGCGCGGCGAGGACGGGCCGCCGGCGCTCTCCTTCTCGGAGCTCCGCGAGCGGGTCGCCGAGCGTCGCGAGGCCAGAGCGCGCGCGGCCCGCGACCCGGACCCGCCCGAGTCGCTCGACAGCAGCCAGTTCAACTACCACCTCCAGCAGCTCGTCGGCCACTTCGTCGAGCGTCGCGGCGAGGACGGTACGGCGGAGTCCCAGCTTGTCCCCGCGATGGCGGGCGACCACGGCGACGGCTACGCGCTCCGTCCGGAGGGGACGACGCTCACGCGGACGGTCCGCTCGATGACGTTCACGGACGAGGCGACCCGCGACTCTCTGGACGTCGGCCTCGACTGCTACTTCTGCGAGACGGCCGTCGAGACGGCCTACGGAAACGGCATCTGCAAGGTACAGTGTCCGGACTGTGAGTACCTCTACGACTACAACCTCACGCCCCCGGGTGTCGTCGCCGACAGCGACGCCAAGACGCTCTCCCGGGTCGCACGCTACAACCGCCACGTCCGGTTGGCGTTCGCCGACGGCGTCTGCCCGTACTGCGCGAGCGACGTCGGTCACTCGTTCAAGGACCCCGCGGAGACCGGCTACCCGGGACGCGACCGGCGGACGGTCCTGCTCCACCGCCAGTGCGGCCACTGCGGGAACATGGACAACCTCACGCTGGGGGAGTTCCTGCTGGGCGACCCCGAACTGGTGGCGTTCTGCCACGAGCACGGCGTCGACGTCCGTTCGACACCCATCTGGGACCTGGCGTTCGCGGCGACCGACCAATCCGTTACGGTGCGCTCGCGGGACCCGTGGGAACTCGCCCTCGAGGTTCGACTCGACGGCGACACGCTCGAACTCGTGGTGGACGACGAACTGTCGGTCGTCGAGCGGACTCGCACCTGA
- a CDS encoding GNAT family N-acetyltransferase, with amino-acid sequence MFPDSITTDRLRLQRCCRDNVSVRELYAAASRRNDHIEEVTEHLSWNPHDSMKVSRDTLALFEEGWDDGEVATYAIRPREGEDGAGELAGTCGLTCQWDQDCATLGLWLRKRFWGRGYSGERADALLELAFDDLDLGVVAVTHHAGNENSERAIRKYVDANGGRREALLRHHGESPEGPVDEVRYTVSQAEWRAANGRE; translated from the coding sequence GTGTTCCCCGACAGCATCACGACGGACCGCCTCCGCCTCCAGCGCTGCTGCCGCGACAACGTCTCCGTCCGCGAACTCTACGCCGCCGCCTCCCGCCGCAACGACCACATCGAGGAAGTGACCGAGCATCTCTCCTGGAACCCCCACGACTCGATGAAGGTGTCCCGGGACACGCTCGCGCTCTTCGAGGAGGGGTGGGACGACGGTGAGGTTGCGACGTACGCGATTCGCCCCCGGGAGGGCGAGGACGGCGCGGGCGAACTCGCCGGCACCTGCGGCCTGACCTGCCAGTGGGACCAGGACTGTGCGACACTCGGGCTCTGGCTGCGCAAGCGTTTCTGGGGCCGGGGCTACTCGGGCGAACGCGCCGACGCACTCCTCGAACTGGCGTTCGACGACCTCGACCTCGGCGTGGTCGCGGTCACCCACCACGCGGGCAACGAGAACTCCGAGCGCGCCATCCGGAAGTACGTCGACGCCAACGGCGGCCGCCGCGAGGCACTCCTCCGGCACCACGGCGAGTCGCCAGAGGGCCCCGTCGACGAGGTCCGGTACACGGTCTCCCAGGCGGAGTGGCGGGCGGCGAACGGCCGCGAGTAA
- a CDS encoding copper-translocating P-type ATPase, whose amino-acid sequence MDDHDHHTTDDEHSHHRTERTEQRVLEAEGTTGGASHPAHGGRGSRAGHGDHDGHGDHGGMHTGHEQMFRRRFFVCLVLSIPVLVYSEMLQMLLGFSAPAFPGSEWVGPVFAVAVFAYGGVPFLRMAVPEVRAREPGMMTLISMAISVAFVYSLVSVFVEGLTGFFWELVTLVVIMLLGHWIEMRSVRRASGALDELAKLLPDTAERVTDEGTEEVPVGDLDAGDLVLVRPGASVPADGVVADGESDVTEAMITGESRPVSKAPGDDVVGGTINGDGSLRVRITAVGEDSALAGIMRLVEEAQRSKSRTQVLADRAAGWLFYVAVAAAVVTAVAWTLATQFDATVVERVVTVLVIACPHALGLAVPLVVAINTSMAARNGMLVRDRIAMERARSLDTVVFDKTGTLTEGEQGLVDVATADGTDEADALALAAAVEADSEHMIARAIREGATERGVRTPTASEFEALKGKGARATVDGERIYVGGPNLLDELAVDPPRTLAEFATRAGENAQTVVYLIRDEDVVAAFALADVIREESRRAVDALQALGVEVAMLTGDSEDVARAVAAELGIETYFAEVLPGDKDEKITQLQERGGLVAMVGDGVNDAPALTRADVGIAIGSGTDVAVQSADIVLVQNNPMDVVRLVKLSRASYRKMQENLVWAAGYNVFAIPLAAGVLAPVGVLLSPAVGALLMSLSTVIVAVNAQFLRRADLGVAALPGVPTASSGDADATSADD is encoded by the coding sequence ATGGACGACCACGACCACCACACCACCGACGACGAGCACTCCCACCACCGGACGGAGCGTACCGAGCAGCGCGTGCTCGAGGCGGAGGGAACGACCGGGGGTGCCAGTCACCCCGCCCACGGCGGTCGAGGGTCTCGGGCGGGCCACGGAGACCACGACGGCCACGGGGACCACGGTGGCATGCACACAGGCCACGAGCAAATGTTCCGCCGCCGCTTCTTCGTCTGCCTGGTACTGTCGATTCCCGTCCTCGTGTACAGCGAGATGCTGCAGATGCTGCTCGGGTTCTCGGCCCCCGCGTTCCCCGGCAGCGAGTGGGTCGGCCCCGTCTTCGCCGTCGCCGTCTTCGCGTACGGTGGGGTGCCGTTCCTCCGGATGGCCGTCCCGGAGGTGCGCGCCCGCGAGCCGGGGATGATGACGCTCATCTCGATGGCCATCTCGGTCGCGTTCGTCTACAGCCTCGTCAGCGTCTTCGTCGAGGGGCTGACGGGGTTCTTCTGGGAGCTGGTGACGCTCGTCGTCATCATGCTGCTCGGCCACTGGATCGAGATGCGCAGCGTGCGCCGGGCGTCGGGCGCGCTCGACGAACTCGCGAAGCTCCTCCCCGACACCGCCGAGCGCGTCACCGACGAGGGGACCGAGGAAGTGCCGGTCGGCGACCTCGACGCCGGCGACCTCGTGCTCGTCCGCCCCGGTGCGAGCGTGCCCGCCGACGGGGTCGTCGCGGACGGCGAGTCCGACGTCACCGAGGCGATGATCACCGGCGAGTCGAGGCCGGTGTCGAAGGCGCCCGGCGACGATGTCGTCGGCGGCACCATCAACGGCGACGGGAGCCTCCGCGTCCGCATCACGGCGGTCGGCGAGGACAGCGCGCTGGCTGGCATCATGCGACTCGTCGAGGAGGCCCAGCGGAGCAAGTCCAGGACGCAGGTGCTCGCCGACCGCGCCGCGGGGTGGCTGTTCTACGTCGCCGTCGCCGCCGCGGTCGTCACCGCCGTCGCGTGGACGCTCGCCACGCAGTTCGACGCGACCGTCGTCGAGCGCGTCGTCACCGTCCTCGTCATCGCCTGTCCGCACGCGCTGGGGCTCGCGGTGCCGCTCGTCGTCGCCATCAACACGTCGATGGCGGCGCGAAACGGGATGCTCGTCCGCGACCGCATCGCGATGGAGCGCGCGCGCTCGCTGGACACGGTCGTCTTCGACAAGACCGGGACGCTCACGGAGGGCGAACAGGGCCTCGTGGACGTGGCGACCGCGGACGGTACCGACGAGGCGGACGCGCTCGCGCTCGCCGCGGCCGTCGAAGCCGACTCCGAGCACATGATCGCGCGAGCGATCCGGGAGGGGGCGACCGAGCGCGGCGTCCGCACGCCGACGGCCAGCGAGTTCGAGGCCCTCAAGGGGAAGGGGGCTCGCGCGACCGTCGACGGCGAGCGGATCTACGTCGGCGGCCCGAACCTCCTCGACGAACTCGCCGTCGACCCGCCACGGACGCTCGCCGAGTTCGCCACGCGGGCCGGCGAGAACGCCCAGACGGTCGTCTACCTGATCCGGGACGAGGACGTCGTCGCGGCGTTCGCGCTCGCGGACGTGATCCGCGAGGAGAGCCGACGGGCCGTCGACGCGCTCCAGGCACTCGGCGTCGAGGTGGCGATGTTGACCGGGGACTCCGAGGACGTCGCCCGCGCCGTCGCCGCGGAACTCGGCATCGAGACGTACTTCGCCGAAGTGCTCCCCGGGGACAAGGACGAGAAGATCACCCAGCTACAGGAGCGAGGCGGCCTGGTGGCGATGGTCGGCGACGGCGTCAACGACGCACCGGCGCTCACGCGAGCGGACGTCGGCATCGCCATCGGGAGCGGCACGGACGTCGCGGTGCAGTCCGCGGACATCGTCCTCGTCCAGAACAACCCGATGGACGTCGTTCGGCTGGTGAAACTGAGTCGCGCGAGCTACCGGAAGATGCAGGAGAACCTCGTGTGGGCGGCCGGCTACAACGTCTTCGCGATCCCGCTCGCCGCGGGCGTCCTCGCGCCGGTCGGCGTCCTGTTGTCGCCGGCCGTCGGCGCGCTGTTGATGTCGCTCAGCACCGTCATCGTCGCCGTCAACGCCCAGTTCCTCCGCCGTGCGGACCTCGGCGTGGCGGCGCTCCCGGGGGTGCCGACGGCGTCGTCGGGGGACGCCGACGCGACGTCGGCCGACGACTGA
- a CDS encoding iron-containing alcohol dehydrogenase family protein — protein MVDFHSSLDGFDGRTYGEDGFRFEYEPGTVRFGRGCVASLAEELRDVGASRALVVTGQTVGSTPAVMDPVRDGLGDALAGEFAETTPEKRVATAHAAAEALDAADADAFVAVGSGSSLDVTKVARFLVARDCTLEQAATELAESGTIDVPEGDLPPAVVVPTTLAGADLSQGAGISVAPDTDPVESHAGGGVSDPRLMPDALHYDPDLFDTTPQGVLVGSAMNGLDKAVESLYARNATPISDATAVHGLRLCREGLPALGSDDPDPRDVERAVLGIVLAQYGVSRPDGSTLSLVHAFGHGLTHGFDAHQGRAHAAVAPHALRYLFEHVDGRRGLLAEALAPGAAQDDPDAVAEAAVEGLAAIRDGLGLPERIRDLDDYPERDELHDVAAYVADDVFMRNAPAGLDPTVEELRDVLDAAW, from the coding sequence ATGGTGGACTTCCACAGCTCCCTCGACGGCTTCGACGGGCGGACGTACGGCGAGGACGGATTCCGGTTCGAGTACGAACCGGGGACCGTCCGGTTCGGCCGCGGCTGCGTGGCCTCGCTCGCCGAGGAACTGCGCGACGTGGGCGCCTCCCGCGCGCTCGTCGTCACCGGCCAGACGGTCGGCTCGACGCCGGCCGTCATGGACCCGGTCCGGGACGGCCTCGGCGACGCGCTCGCCGGCGAGTTCGCGGAGACGACGCCCGAGAAGCGCGTCGCGACGGCTCACGCCGCCGCGGAGGCCCTGGACGCGGCGGACGCCGACGCCTTTGTCGCCGTCGGCTCCGGTAGCAGCCTCGACGTGACGAAGGTCGCGCGCTTCCTCGTAGCCCGGGACTGCACGCTCGAGCAAGCAGCGACGGAACTCGCGGAGAGCGGGACGATCGACGTCCCGGAGGGCGACCTCCCTCCGGCCGTCGTCGTCCCCACCACGCTCGCCGGCGCCGACCTCTCGCAGGGCGCCGGCATCTCCGTCGCGCCCGACACCGACCCGGTCGAGTCGCACGCTGGCGGCGGCGTATCCGACCCCAGACTGATGCCAGACGCACTCCACTATGACCCCGATCTCTTCGACACCACGCCACAGGGAGTGCTCGTGGGGTCGGCGATGAACGGTCTCGACAAGGCCGTCGAGTCGCTGTACGCCCGGAACGCCACGCCCATCTCCGACGCCACCGCGGTCCACGGCCTCCGCCTCTGCCGCGAGGGGCTGCCCGCACTCGGGAGCGACGACCCGGACCCGCGGGACGTCGAGCGCGCGGTCCTCGGCATCGTCCTCGCGCAGTACGGCGTCTCGCGGCCCGACGGCTCGACGCTCTCGCTCGTCCACGCGTTCGGCCACGGCCTCACCCACGGCTTCGACGCCCACCAGGGCCGCGCGCACGCCGCCGTCGCGCCGCACGCGCTGCGCTACCTCTTCGAGCACGTCGACGGTCGTCGCGGCCTGCTCGCGGAGGCGCTCGCCCCCGGCGCCGCCCAGGACGACCCGGACGCCGTTGCGGAGGCCGCCGTCGAAGGGCTCGCCGCGATCCGGGACGGCCTCGGCCTCCCCGAACGCATCCGCGACCTCGACGACTACCCCGAGCGCGACGAACTCCACGACGTCGCCGCGTACGTCGCAGACGACGTGTTCATGCGGAACGCACCAGCGGGACTCGACCCGACGGTCGAGGAACTCCGGGACGTGCTCGACGCTGCGTGGTAG
- a CDS encoding metal-dependent hydrolase — MPSTVVHVAFGALVATAFLREFDARALAAVCAFTALPDLDTFLGVWIHGGHRALLHTALLPLLLGAVVVWDGRRADSWLRDRFGARGHHVAGVGVLALTLGGIGPDLTTNGVNLFYPLHDQFYAFSGRLELSSTEGVVQTFVELGEDGDTARGTTETVHYWTGVDVKRGPDPEGAERVFPIVSSGLQLLVVVVAAAGVFGRFREANR, encoded by the coding sequence ATGCCATCGACGGTCGTCCACGTGGCGTTCGGCGCGCTCGTGGCGACGGCGTTCCTCCGGGAGTTCGACGCGAGGGCCCTCGCCGCGGTCTGTGCGTTCACCGCGCTCCCGGACCTCGATACGTTCCTCGGCGTGTGGATCCACGGCGGCCACCGCGCGCTCCTCCACACCGCTTTGCTCCCGCTGTTGCTCGGCGCAGTCGTCGTCTGGGATGGGCGCCGGGCCGACTCGTGGCTCCGCGACCGCTTCGGCGCCCGCGGGCACCACGTCGCGGGCGTCGGCGTCCTCGCGCTCACACTGGGTGGCATCGGTCCCGACCTGACGACCAACGGCGTGAACCTCTTCTACCCCCTCCACGACCAGTTCTACGCGTTCTCGGGGCGACTCGAACTCTCCAGCACGGAGGGTGTCGTCCAGACGTTCGTGGAACTCGGCGAAGACGGCGACACCGCCCGCGGCACCACGGAGACGGTCCACTACTGGACGGGCGTAGACGTCAAGCGCGGACCGGACCCCGAGGGTGCCGAGCGCGTCTTCCCCATCGTCTCCTCGGGGCTCCAGTTGCTCGTCGTGGTGGTCGCCGCCGCGGGCGTGTTCGGCCGGTTCCGCGAGGCGAACCGCTAA
- a CDS encoding GNAT family N-acetyltransferase, protein MVRPYADGDSDALWELKRGFETGLGEGTGGPEKAATYEAKLDADYREQWLAWVDRCVDEQERCVQVAPSGEGDGLAGYAFVLPESMAFVWDAAVLNEIYVRPEHRGTGVADDLLAAALAFARDQDLPLDRMVLDVDRKNERAQRFYERNGFEHWGEMVARELSE, encoded by the coding sequence ATGGTCAGGCCGTACGCGGACGGGGACAGCGACGCGCTCTGGGAACTCAAACGCGGCTTCGAGACCGGACTCGGCGAGGGGACCGGCGGGCCGGAGAAGGCCGCGACGTACGAGGCGAAACTCGACGCCGACTACCGCGAGCAGTGGCTGGCGTGGGTCGACCGCTGCGTCGACGAGCAGGAGCGCTGCGTGCAGGTGGCTCCGTCGGGCGAGGGCGACGGCCTCGCGGGCTACGCCTTCGTCCTCCCGGAGTCGATGGCGTTCGTCTGGGACGCCGCCGTCCTGAACGAGATCTACGTCCGCCCCGAACACCGGGGGACCGGCGTCGCGGACGACCTGCTGGCGGCCGCACTGGCGTTCGCCCGCGACCAGGACCTCCCGCTCGACCGGATGGTCCTCGACGTCGACCGGAAGAACGAACGCGCACAGCGCTTCTACGAGCGGAACGGCTTCGAGCACTGGGGCGAGATGGTCGCGCGCGAGCTGTCAGAGTAG